AGAAACCTCTTTCTCATGGCCTGTTACAAGTTTCATTAAAGCTTTCTAATATTAATCGCCACGTTCTGTCaatcaaactgttattttaTATCTTACTTCGTACTAGATACTTCTGTTCAAGAACTGAAGTTGCACTGTGTACGCAGAATAGACAAACTAATTTAATGACAAATGGgcaattttctagaaaaatgtatattatcatatttttaattcgtttttattttcCATTCAATTAATTTATATTCCACAAAGTGCTTCTACAATATTTCGGCTGTAGTTCATCAGTATGTTCTACTAATTATACTAATCAAACGGACATCATATGAGTGAAACTCCACAAATGCATTCTTTCTGATTTATAGACACTCAGTTTCAATACTCGAACAAACTGTTGAACATTTcaacattattttatgttaGTTATTCAATTACAATAGACAAGTACAAATAATTAGAGTTTGGTACTGAATAACGATAAGAATTAGGTATAATATTAGTAAACATCTGTGGTACAACACGAAGacattgtataaataattatcaataagAGTAACAAGGAAGATTAAAAACCTAAGTTATTCTGATCTCTTGGATCGACAGAAGAGAACCTTGCAATTTTCATCTGAAGATGTTTCAACAGTTTACTGAGAAACCACACACTAATCCACAAAATCTATCCAAGCGTGTCATAAGAATCGTTACACAAGTCAAAGAaccaattaaaaacaaatatactTGTTTACAAACTTACTCCAAACGCATTTTTTCTGTCCTTTAACGTTGGAGGGATACAAACGCCAAAAGGGGCATTGAAAAACTTACCTTTTTCCAGATGAGATTGcttctaaatttgttttaaacgaaTTAATATTGATAATTAGAAGAATTAAAATACTTGCTCTATAGGAAGAATGTCCCAGAAACTTTTTGTGTAGCAATTTTTTTGTAATCACGATCAATGATTAAAAGTGGACCAAACATTTTACAAGCAGTTTGTGTACGTGTTATCATACTTTTATTGCGCATTCTTTTGCGCGATATTAATACCACGATTGTTTTAACGATGTTCAAAAAGTATTATACACGAAGCAGCAGTTACCGTGCGATAACACATAAATTCCTTTTATCTTATGGCGTATTATCAAAAGTATTAAATACTATCTGTTTCGTGGCATTCATAGCGgcctgttattgaaaaattcccGAGGTTCAAATGAAACGGTTTTTACTCCCGAGCTGTAGCCATGCGGTTTCACACATGCCGGTGTTCTATTTGCGCAGGATGCGTTGGTTCGTAGATAACAACTTCCGCGTTTCAGCTCAGCTTATTTTATGGGACTACAATTTTTACGGATAACACTTTAAAAGCCCGAAAGGGAAGAAAAGGAACTTTCGCAGGTCCTCCCGAGCTATAATATCCATTTCAAGTGTGTAATTTGAAACACTGCTGCGATTCAACGAAAGGGTACAGCCGGTTAAGACGGTCAAATGTGCccctgaaccgaattcgactcacgatgaatcattcgaaagcttattaaaaaagaaacatttgtggcaatttttaaCTTCGTacctccacccggagggtagtaaagggcaaaaataggaaatcaggtttttgccgaatttctcctatactaggggatgaaaaattttgaaaaaaaatagaggCATTTCTGTTGTCGGGGCagatattagagaattgtttcagatttttaaattgagaaaCCAAGCTGTGAGAAATAAAAGACGCCAAAagatgctgaaaaatgccgattgtgcatcgaagcagtcttggcactataattatatttttcttattatattcACAAGCACTATCAActgatctcttaaaaaaaatagttccatttaataaaccgaacttgaccatcgtatcttttaaaataataatcgaagaaaaaaatcgtctgcgctaaaaaactggccctctcgaaccatgcaattccatttaaaaaattcttttatctccaatactttaggacaggagtgtcgaacttccccacccCAAGAGCCGCACgtgtcgggcccccggtcagccggttcccccacttatttttctcccggcgttgcacgagacccggcagggagagagagagcgcggcaCCCGCAGGAGAagttcatcagagtgaagtaggtgtggagggggccgttctcctccGGCTCTGCGGAGCCGGCGAAGAGGggagggagccactgcggctcgcgagccgctagttcgacacccctgctttaggagatatccagctgtccagtcttcccgcaAACACCCTGTTATAAATTTTTGGAAACTGAAAATcactattttatttttaaaactagccggtcctctaaaggttaataataatgataatacacAAAAAGCATTAAAAGATGTGAGAAAATATAACGACGCGATGACGTGACTTCAGTTTTCTACCCGATTTTCAGCAACTGCTCCGTTGACCAAGTTTAAATAGAAATCccattaaagaatataattgtATTACGTTGGCGCGTACAAAAGCGCAGATTCACATGGTAGACAGTAGCAGCAATTACTCGGTTAAGAATTCCGTGGCGAGTTCATTGAACACATCGGGATATTGCAAATGCACATCGTGCCTTCCTTCATCGAACATCTTCAACCTGAAGCATTGAGAATCCGCGTGATTCGGGTGGTAAAGTTTATCAAGCTGGCGATAATTAGGTTCGATAAGAATGGTAATGGCATACGAACTTCGATCCGTGGATGTGCTCTTTCAAATAAATCGCCTGCTCGGGACAAATTATTACGTCCTTGTTCCCTTGAACTATCAACGTGGGACACTTGATTTTCGACAGAGATTCTTTGCACAGGTCGCCGTTTCGCGTCTCATAAATCCTAAGAAGTGCATCCACATGACGGGCACAcagttcttgaaaatattcctccCCGTAGACAGCCATCAATGGTGCTCGCATTTGCTCCGACCAGTTTCTGATGTTCCGCAATTCTGTGAATACGCGAGTTGCGCGCGTAGAAAAGGATGGTCAGTTTGTTAAACCTAGGCACCGACGGAGCGTCGGGTATACGTGTAGCGAGAGAAAGTAAAACTGTGCAGTACTCGTGAAAAGCTCGACTTCTTCCGGTCGAATATAGGCGTTCGCACCAACGGTTACTATCCTTCGCACGTTATCGGGGAACATCGCGGCGAGGATCAGGGAAGTAACTCCGCCTAAGCACCATCCTATCAGCGAAAACCTTGTGTAGCCCAAAGCTTTCATTAGCTTACAGGCTTTTACAGCATCGCGTTGGACAAAGTCGCCGGCGAAGGATCTGTGGATGGGTCTGGACTTCCCACAGCCAGGTGGGTCCCATGCGACTACTGTAAATTTCCTTCTATCAAGACCCTCCACTTGCGGTTTCAGATCCGACCAGATCGAACCTGTAGCACGGTATAGTAGTGCGTAAGTATACATATTGGATAACTTCAGTCGGAGTTGCAATGTTGCTCGTGACGCGGGttccttaagccgcgtattcacctgcgcattcgccccgaatgtgcattcggcgcgcaccgattttttacTCGTCCGGTGtccggcgcgtgttcggggcccggcacgcattcgggccgatccgcgtgttggcggtccatcaaagcgcgcattcgggtccgaacaataccatgaaatggacgccgcatatttcactcaaccccgaagagcagagctccgaacgagcaaaaaatcggtgcgcgccgaatgcacattcggggcgaatgcgcaggtgaatacgcggctttacgtaATCGCTAGTGAACCAAGCATTATATTATTCTAATGTTTTCTTATATTCGATAAAAAGGAATGGATATCGATTGTTTACTGCATTCCATGTTTATAAGACTTAACGCAACTATACATATAGATATTTTCCGAGCTTCTCAGAATAAAATTCATCGTGAATGGtgtacgattattattatttacataaatgGTACGGTATTGCTTCAACGATAAGGGACACTAGAAAGCAGCACATCCGTCGAGTTTCCGACAGCAGCACTCGcgaatttaaggggaggttccggtctagagccccccaaaataggcgatctttaggaattaattgcaggaaaactactgcatataatttaatgcggctttttgcattgtattaaggatgtcttaaattatagaaatatattttttgttttataattaattattacagacggcactgggtagccgttaaactcaaggcgttaaaaaattgatccaaatcggtgggacctgtgtcccccaaagttattatccgattcgactgaaacttttcttattttgaagaatatacttctggctgggagggaaaccagaaaaaaatacaaaaatggcatttcttagaaagtaacgacacttgaagtttgaaatcactttttccctgtatttttcgtcctttcaacgcctttaaaaattgcaaatttttaattttttgtatttttttctggtttccctcctagccagaagtatattcttcaaactaaaagaagtttcagtcgaatcggataataacttttgaagatacaggtcccaccgttttaagaacactgtttcgagaaaaacgcgttttaagTTTTACGCAGAtctgggcaaaatgtaatctaattacaacttacaaattaggattaaaatgtaattgtgtagttgattacacattattttccgtaatcgttaatttaggtagtcgaccatttggtttcgtcaactacctaaatgaacgattacggaaaataatgtgtaatcaactacacaattacattttaatcgcaatttgcaatttgtaattagattacattttgcccaactctggttttacgtgagtgccgagtggccgggtgttacccatgcatttgccgctactcaaatgcctctaacttcgggaatattacgaattccaacaaatccttttaaacaagtattcctaaaagttcgaacattcgaaaaatgaaatgaaaagaaaatcgactcttagaccggaacctccccttaatgggcGTGAAACGTGGTAACCCTAataggtatacatatgtacatatttttacaaatttgctCACCGAGACCACCAGGCTGTAGCAATACCGGATGATCACCAGTCCCAACTCTCACGTAGTTGATATCCTCACCGTCTACGGTAACTTTTCGTTCCTGTCGAACAATTCAACAATAAAATTGCTGCTGCGATTTCATGACAGTGTTTAGTAGCGTAAAGTTGCGTTACCTCCACAGCGTGGCTGTCAGCTACCCTGGAGAAGAATTTGCCTTTATGGGGAGCAGTTCCGAAAGACACAGCACTTCGATTAGCCGGTATTTTCTTGCCGAGAGAGCGACATAAGTTCACAAGCATGGTTGACGAGCACTTTGCTTGCGTACTGCCAACGTCTCAGTGCGTGTAACGGCCGTGAGGGAAAACGCTCTTCAGGCGACACTAATTTTGTTGGGATCGCCTCGTTACAATTGAAATAGCTCGGGTATCGCACACCTTATATAGATAATTCGCtatcaattattttaaacgccCAGTCGATTACCAAGCACATTGTCCCTCGAGCAACTTTCTGTGTATTCGTTATGAAGGCCCCGAACCCACGTGCTCGAGGTTGAAAACATATGTATCTTGGATTGGATGGGTCTTGAGAGGTTCGCGAGATGAGAAGTGGGTGGTTTGATCATTTACGAATATAAGGTTTAATGATAATGacaatattgttgcgagcaccgggtatacgCTCgtgcatacagtgactcgcattaatattcggacactttttaaaatcgcataacttttttagaattggtccaaacgacttgagtttttttgagaagctagaaggattagtttgctaaattacgtatttggtcgttttgagaaaaaatgtatttggtcggaatagcgaaaagaatagtaaaggtcgattttttaactttttttgtgagcttgtaatgaaaattaaaaaattaggaaTTAAACAATTAGGAATGGAGTCGCGAAAAGCAATATTTATGACTACAAACTGTTAATGTTGCGTAATACACCTGACAGAGTTAAGTTAGATTTTATTATAtgttattttttccttttatttttaatattgttagaTTGTTTGTTGGCAAGTGGAAGAAGGTTTAGTCTGAGAATGCAGTTCATTTTAACCAAAATTTTTACACATCTCTTTAACTCATGTGCATTTTATTCGTTCATACAACACCCGCATGTATTTCGAACAATTTGCAGGACGCAGAAAGCTACAAATGAACAAGGCAAAGCGTTGTCTTAATATGCTTGACATTTTAAAGAACTTCTTCAATAAAAGTATCGAACAACGAGTTCTGGGTAAATGAACTGGCTTCAGGTTCTTCCTACTGTCTTCTTTTACATCCGCGGGCAAAGAAAATCTAATTACTTAAGAGGAAACAAGGGAAGAAGAGAGACAATATCTGTCAAAGCCGATGAAGAGGAACTTTTCGAATGAAAATCTCCCAACTTCAAAATATTTCACACAATGAACAGATATTATTTTAATGTACTTATAAGATGTATtgtcttttaaataaattgtagtgaatattaacatttaatatacTTGAGGTTTTTCCTACCCTCCATTAATGCTTCAGCTTTCGTCGAAGATTTATCACGATGTATCGCGTACATTCTATTTCAAGGTTGCAAATGCTTAGGGGATAAAACGTCGGGCTCGTTTAGCCTCGTGTAGACGTGATCCACTTCAAATGCATCTAAAATCCGTGAAGCGAGCGTTTTTTCAAACCGGGGCGATAAAAATTCCATTCATTGATGGACCATGCAAATTCGTTACACGCAGGTACGTGTTGTCGCATATGTATACGCGTAACGAAGTTTTCATGGCGCTTAAGCAGAAATTATACTACAAGTTCTGGATCCACCGTGGTTCCTCGCAGAACTTTTTACAATAACTTTTAATATAACTCTATTTTTCTTCTGGTAGCGTGTTAGAGCATAGAAAACTCAGCAATTCTTATACTTAATTCTTATGTTCTCTTCTGTCTCGCACAGAAACCCGAAAGAACGTAAGTTCTTATAAgacaaataaaatgatttagaatttcgaccgtaaagaatttttaaaacttaaaagtaaatgttatcggcccaccggttcggtctatttttaagagattaaataaaaactattgtgcaaattttaagattaaatttccaacgtttccaAATTTATAACCCGTCGGAACCCGTCCCGATCCCGAGGGAAATTCTCGTCCCAACCCGGcccgacattttcgggttctcgcagCACCTCTAGGGACAAGAAATTCGCTTACGTACGTACGTGTGTTAGGCAAGTCGTAAATTCACGGTCAAAACAGTTACACGATATCAGTATGGTATTagtcaaaatttacaaaattatcgTAACTGTCTGTTTCACTATCTGTATAGCTTATGACTCAgtcagatagtgtcggttttagAAAGATCCAACTGACGCGCCGCGCCTCAGAGtcgcctctatagcagcatataaaccaggcaagatggagtgagcatcattcctccctaggaaaccaccgtgcaggccacagggtgggcggaaagcatagtgggttccgaaagaccacgtcttgactcatggagtgagcatcattcctccctaggaaaccaccgtgcaggccacagggtgggcggaaagcatagtgggttccgaaagaccacgtcttgactcatggagtgagcatcattcctccctaggaaaccaccgtgcaggccacagggtgggcggaaagcatagtgggttccgaaagaccacgtcttgactcgatgggattcaccgtaaggaattttgctattgggtaggccataacggtcacgaattatacacgttcgcaaccggggaaacctacccgtaaggttgccagcagcaagcaacgcaccaggaaaaaaacggtcacccatctttccccgatacgcgccccacgatgcttaacttcggtgatcgaacgagaaccggtgtttacatcgcggccactgccgctggctTATGACTCAGTCAGGGCCAGTTGGAGCATTTGGGAGCACGAGCACCCATGGTGTTTTCcaaagccgcgcggaagggagcTCGAAGCCAGTGATACCGCGGGCGTACAACGGGTATAGGAGAgcatctgactactccacgcgatgcagcagacatttttccttcggaaagcatcaagagaaatcgtaggggagagcggggacaaaagtaattctttttacatttggcctagcctacaattatcttttatagatataaaaattaaaattatgtctTAAGATACTGTGTTTCTTGGTccatcatttgagcccagattcaggcCCTACGTGATAAGtggttaaaaagttatggcagttttccccagtgactgtcattgttacttttgtcctgcaggggtaggaggaaagtaacataccgtggggacgaaagtgacactaattattttgaggagaattaagtaaaaacacttcgtccaacgcaaaaatgattttttattgcaaaaaaaaatgatagaaagaaacatttaaataaacatattttaagtaacgataaaaacaaataaattttaaataacgaaaggtggaaagcataagcaattgtgtatttagttgaatgataggtattaaatttcacctaattcgaatgaaaattatgaCACATGtagtgaagatcacccatgcggcagtcttcgtgggtctaacccttaaaatctagacattttggatgattctctctcgaacagctttcgcTGAAAGGGTTCAAACAAACCAGACATAGataatcattatcatctgaagaattcctgtcctgcatgctattttgctcgcccaagtaacatgttactgtCGTCCCCAGCCAtgcttttcagaatagaactgttatattatacaaactatacaagacgtGTTACAATTGAATACAGGAACTTacaaagacattatctaagaacgctctagcaaataattggtttaatatctatagtttaactatgaatattaacaaacaaaaattaGGAGAAACTTAGCTGAAcgatctaaataacaaatttagcttgcccagggtatacgattcgtgttaGCGTCACTCACTACAATGAAAGAGACAATATatacatgtaactgtgtaaagcaaacgttttgaaatgtttgtggaaggggggagaaggcgtgttactttcatgatgCCGTTACGTTTGCCCCGCTCTACCCTAAgttacgttttgttttcaatacagaagcgaaataggttGGCATAACGTGCAGCGCCGACAGCGGCagtcacgcgcgttaaacgattgtgttacgctgagcgccagtggatcgcgcgccgtcgttgagtaccactgtcaacggcgcacgttttgccaaactatttcgttcctctattgaaaacaaaacgtgacttaccacttctgttgatggtttctccatgaaaaatgtctgctgcatcgcctggagcagtcagattttctcctagacccttagtttcggaaataaattgaaagatatctgcaaaaaggggtgcatttcgggcgttcttttctctttgatcgttgttcaaacatatttaaatgttcgtaatgtactaataatttatctcgttgtattcgggagggttcatagaataatttgatggaaaagcaaccgaataactattactgtttcgacacaaaacctgttcaaagttgaaaatttgcaggttttttaaaaatcgcatttctcaaaaactgagtgtggtggcgacaaacgatttgcggattcgtttccagGGCACGAAAACGTGTCAGAAACGActactgaatgttacaagtGCGAAAATTAATGCTTTGTTGATCGTTTCTTGAcaatgaatttgtttaaaacggAGCAAGATAATTATTAGAATTTGTGGGGTAGTTCATTTTATTCTTGGCCACTGCACACAGTACCTactgtaaatatttattgcatcgctcgAATATTTAGCGTGTAGGTATCCACTTACACCCCATTCGGTATTAGTAAGTACTCGGAGGGCACTTTTGCGCGATTGTTCACTAAACATACATTTAAATAAGTCATTAACTACTTTATCAATCACGTAGTCATGAAGATTGTTTCACATCCATTCAGTGACTCTGAAGGTGGTGCAATAAATACTCCCAGTACCGTACCTTTTCCAATATTTACGGTGACTGGACTGAAATATGAACAAGTATCGAATCTAATTCAGACGCGAACCGCAATAATTCCGAATTCGCGTGGGGGGTGCTGTCCTGGGTCAGCAAAGATCCATAAATAGGGAATAAAATAAAGGACTGGAGGAGGGCGACATATCGAAGAATCAGCCCGCCAACAACCCCGATTCCCAAGTATCT
This region of Andrena cerasifolii isolate SP2316 chromosome 4, iyAndCera1_principal, whole genome shotgun sequence genomic DNA includes:
- the LOC143367743 gene encoding serine hydrolase BPHL-like isoform X2, whose translation is MLVNLCRSLGKKIPANRSAVSFGTAPHKGKFFSRVADSHAVEERKVTVDGEDINYVRVGTGDHPVLLQPGGSIWSDLKPQVEGLDRRKFTVVAWDPPGCGKSRPIHRSFAGDFVQRDAVKACKLMKALGYTRFSLIGWCLGGVTSLILAAMFPDNVRRIVTVGANAYIRPEEVELFTKLRNIRNWSEQMRAPLMAVYGEEYFQELCARHVDALLRIYETRNGDLCKESLSKIKCPTLIVQGNKDVIICPEQAIYLKEHIHGSKLKMFDEGRHDVHLQYPDVFNELATEFLTE
- the LOC143367743 gene encoding serine hydrolase BPHL-like isoform X1, with the protein product MLVNLCRSLGKKIPANRSAVSFGTAPHKGKFFSRVADSHAVEERKVTVDGEDINYVRVGTGDHPVLLQPGGLGSIWSDLKPQVEGLDRRKFTVVAWDPPGCGKSRPIHRSFAGDFVQRDAVKACKLMKALGYTRFSLIGWCLGGVTSLILAAMFPDNVRRIVTVGANAYIRPEEVELFTKLRNIRNWSEQMRAPLMAVYGEEYFQELCARHVDALLRIYETRNGDLCKESLSKIKCPTLIVQGNKDVIICPEQAIYLKEHIHGSKLKMFDEGRHDVHLQYPDVFNELATEFLTE
- the LOC143367743 gene encoding serine hydrolase BPHL-like isoform X3, which translates into the protein MLVNLCRSLGKKIPANRSAVSFGTAPHKGKFFSRVADSHAVEERKVTVDGEDINYVRVGTGDHPVLLQPGGLGSIWSDLKPQVEGLDRRKFTVVAWDPPGCGKSRPIHRSFAGDFVQRDAVKACKLMKALGYTRFSLIGWCLGGVTSLILAAMFPDNVRRIVTVELRNIRNWSEQMRAPLMAVYGEEYFQELCARHVDALLRIYETRNGDLCKESLSKIKCPTLIVQGNKDVIICPEQAIYLKEHIHGSKLKMFDEGRHDVHLQYPDVFNELATEFLTE